The genomic DNA TAGCCGTCCCGCTGAGTGTAACAGGTTTATGCTGCGGCTGCACAAAGGTAGGACAAAATCCTTTCCGGGCCTCTGTAGCAGCGGCTTCGGTCGCTACCAGCCGTGACGTAACCGTGGGTCGCCGCTGACGAAAGCCTCGAAATCACCTCAGTCTTGATTATCGTCATCCCGGCGCAGGCCGGGACCCAGTGGCACCGGTTTTCAGTTTTCGCGATGGAACTGACTTCTGCAGGCTCTCGCGACAACCGATCACAACGCCACTGGGTTACTCGCTTTGCTCGCCCCTTCGGGGCCGCCCTTCGGGCGTTCTACGCGCAGGCGCTTGTCCGGCCTGCGCCGGAATGACGAGTAGGGAGGGGTTTTTTTTGAGCTTTCCTGAGTTCGCTCCTACAAAATCAGGGAGGTTTTGTGCCTGTTTTACCGGCGGGCGACGATCAGGTAGCTGTTATACGGCGTACGCCCGTGCAGCGAGGTAATGGCGACCTTCAGCCCATGCCGCTCCAGCGGCCCGCGAATCTCCTCGGCGCTCGGATAGTGCTGGGCGCCAACCGGGATCCATCCTGAGTTCTTCAGGAAGAATTCCTCCACCCGGGTCGCATGGAAACGCCAGCTCGGTTCGCGCAGTACGTTGCGGATGATCAGGATCCCGTCCTCGGCCAGATGCATCATGGCCGTGGCCAGCAGGTCCGACTGCCGCTCCCGCGGTAGGTAATGCAGGATATCGAGCAGGACGACATGACCGTCGTGCGGTGGCAGGCTGGCGGCATCGGCGTGATGCAGTTCGATGTCGCGCGACAGTCCGCCGCGCTCGATCGCCTGCCTTGCCGCGTCGATCTTGCGCTCGTCGTGATCGACGCCGACATAGCCCGGCAGCGCATCGGTGGCGTGGAGAAAATGCGCAAGCAGACCCAAACCGCAGCCGATATCCAGCACCGGCAAGGGCGAGCCATCGAGTAGTTCGCGTGTGGCCGCGTAGGCCGGATCGTAGGCAAGCTTCCAGCGTGCGTGCAGACGCTGGCCAGAAGTCGGAAACCGTTTGGCGATCAGGCGTCGTGTCGAAACATCGATCATTCGCCCAGCATGCCCAAGCAGTCGTAAGCGGAGCGTTGTTTTTTCGCTTGCCGTTCGCGTGCCGCCAACCATGTCGCAGCCATCGCCAAAGTGCTAGCCTCCGGCGGTCCAAGTCGCAAGAAGGGATGTTGATGTCGTTTCTGTCACCTCTGCGCGAGCTCAATCATGAGCAACGCCACACGGTACTGGCCAGCTTTCTCGGCTGGACCCTCGACGCCTTCGACTACTTTCTGCTGACCTTCGTCATCGTCGGTATTTCCGACGAATTCAAGGTGTCGCCGTCGGAAGTGACCTATGGTCTGTTTCTTACGTTGGCCGCGCGCCCGATCGGTGCACTGCTGTTTGGACGTCTGGCCGACCGTTTCGGACGTCGCCCGATCCTGATGCTCGACGTGATCCTGTTTTCGGCCTTCGAATTGGCCACTGCATTCGCGCCTTCGCTGACCGTACTGCTGGTACTGCGCTTCCTGTTCGGCGTGGCGATGGGCGGCGAGTGGGGGCTTGGTGCTTCCCTGGCGATGGAGTCGGTGCCGCCCAAGGCGCGCGGCCTGGTTTCCGGCCTGCTGCAAAGCGGCTATCCCTGCGGCTTCTTTCTCGGAGCCCTGGCCAACTGGCTGCTGATCGACCATATCGGTTGGCGCGGCTTGTTCGTGGTGGGTGCGGTACCGGCCTTGCTGGTGCTCTACATCCGCCGTTCGGTCCCCGAGTCGCCGGTCTGGGAGGCGAGCAAGGCCGAGCATGGCAAGCGCAGCCTGGTCGAGTCGATGCGTGGCCACTGGAAGCTGGCGATCTACATGACCTTGCTGATGGCCGCGTTCAACATGTTCAGCCATGGCTCGCAGGACCTTTATCACACCTTCGAAGAGAAGAGCCTGCACCTGCCGACCGGCTCGGGTGCGGCTTTCATGCTGGTGGCCATGCTCAATCTGGGTGCGATGTTCGGGGGCCTGTTCTTTGGAGCCTGGTCCGAACGTATCGGCCGGCGCCGGGCGATGGTGATCGCGGCCTTGCTGGCGATCCCGGTGATTCCGCTATGGGTGCACGGTGGTTCGTTGTTGCTGCTGGCGATCGGCGCCTTCCTGATCCAGGTGATGGTGCAGGGCGCCTGGGGCGTGGTGCCGACCCATCTGAACGAGCTATCGCCCGATGGCGTGCGCGGCACCCTGCCGGGCTTTGCCTACCAGATCGGCAACCTGCTGGCCGCCTATACCGGCAATGCCCAGCTCCTCATCGCCGACTGGCATGGCGGCGACCTGGCTTTTGCCATGGGGCTGTGGATCGCCGTGGTCGCGGTCGTCCTGGCCTTGCTGGCCGGGTTCGGCCCGGAGGCCCGTGGCGTGGGCTTTGGCCGGGCCAAGCCATCCCCTTGAGCGGGTGCTAGAATCCCCGGTTTGATCTATCTAAGAGATACGCAATGAAGGCTGGCAAGGATAAGGTCGTCTCGCTGCACTACACCCTGACGGTGGACGGCGAAAAGGTGGAAAGTTCGCTCGATCGCAACGAGCCGCTGTGGGTTCTGCTTGGCCACGGCCAGCTGATTCCGGGCCTGGAAAAGGCACTGGAAGAGCATGAGGCCGGTGAGTCGTTGCAGGTGGACGTGGCGCCGGTCGACGGTTACGGCGAACGCCAGGACGGCCAGATTCAGCGCGTGCCGAAGAAATACTTCCAGAACGGCGCCAAGCTCAAGGTCGGCGACACCACCGTGCTGGCGCTCAAGCAGGGCGGCCACCGCGTGGTCACGGTGCACAAGGTCGGCATGAGCACCATCGACGTGGACTTGAACCACCCGATGGCCGGCAAGGCGCTGCACTTCGATGTCACGATCAACGAAGTGCGCGACGGCACGGAAGAAGAGATCCAGCACGGTCATGCCCATCCGCCGGGTGCGGACGCGCATTGATACCAAACCGCTGCCTGCGGTAGCCGGTGAGGAGTCAGAAGGCCCGCCATGAGCGGGCCTTCTTTTTACGGCTCACACCAAAGAAATGTCCACGTCCACATTGTTCCGTGTCGCATGCGAATACGGACAGATATCGCGATGTGCCGTGTCCACCAGTTCCTGCGCAACAGCACGATCGATGCCCGGCAGGCTGACCTCGAGTTTCACCGCGATACCGAAGCCGGTGGGTTTGCGCGGGCCGATACCGACATGCGCGGTCACCGATGCCTCTTTCAGCGCGACTTTCTTCTCGCGGGCGACAAAGCGCACCGCGCCTTCGAAGCAGGCCGCGTAGCCGGCCGCGAACAACTGCTCGGGATTGCTGCCGGCACCGCCGGGACCGCCCATTTCCTTAGGGATGCGCAGGTCGAAATCCAGTACGCCGTCGCTGCTATGGATATGCCCCTCACGACCGCCCTTGGCGGTGGCAGTGGCGGTGTAGACGATCTTTTCGATGCTCATGGTGTTCGCTCCGTGACGGGGAAAACCCTGAGTCTTGCGGTGTGGCCGATAAGAAAGCGTGATCGACGAGTGCCTTACTCGGCCGGGAAGCAGGCCGTTGCCGGGGAGACCGATGTGAGTCGTACGACGCCGTTGCCGTCAACGACCGCTTCCACGTCGTAGGTGATCACGGTGGGGTTGCTTGCTACAGCGACTTTGTCGGCAGCCGTGGCTTGCTGTTCCTGTTCGGCGTAGGTCTTGCTGCAGTCGGGCGGTGTGGCCTGTGTCAGCCCGAGTGTCTGGCGGACGAGATTCCAGCAGACGGTGGGAGCCGACCGCAGCGAGCAGGGCGCCTGGAAGTTGCTGTGGTAACGCATGAGCAAGGGATACGGCGGTAGCGTGATGCGGGGATCGGTACCGCGTGTGCTGGCGGGTGTCAGCCGTTGCAGCGCGAGGAATTGCTCATCGGACATGTTGCCTGTGTGGAGCCGCTGCCCGTTGTCGGCGTTGAAGACGGCAAAGCCGGTGCCGCCGTTGATGCTGTCGGCGGCCTGGAAAAAAACATAGTTCCCTTTCACGCCCCAGAAATAGCCGCTCCAGTCCTGGATCGACTGTTCGTCCTTGGCGGGTTTCTCGATGCAGGGTGGTGCGGTGTGGTCGGTTGCGATCGGGGCGATGGCCAGTTGTTCGGCGCCTTTCTCTCCGCGGTCGACCTGCTTGACCATGAAGCGTGGGTAATACCAGCAGGTCAGTATGGGTTTGGCGCCGGGCACGTCCGGATTGGCCGGCAACGGAACCCGGGTTTCTCGTGCGGGCTTATCGAAGAAGGTCGGCGTGCCTGCCCAGGCGGTCATCGTGCCGGTCATCAAGCAAAGCAGTACGAGCCATATCGACGCGGATATTTTCATGACCTTCCCGTGGTTTTCCGAGGCCGCGCGCAGCTTGTCAGCGTCAACGACGATCAATCGAGCAGGCGCTTGCCATAAGCAAAATGGTCGCGCCAATACGGCCCATCGATATCGTCCAATCGCACGGTGCCACCGCTATTGGGTGCATGCACGAAACGCCCTTTGCCAACATAGACGCCGACGTGACTGATGCCGCCGCTGCTGGCGAAAAACACCAGATCGCCGCTGGCCAGGTCGGTCATGCTCTTGACCTTGACGCCATTCATGACGGACATATCGCGCGAGGTGCGCGGCAACATCAGGCCGGCGGCATTGCGGTAGATATAGTCGACCAGCC from Dyella sp. GSA-30 includes the following:
- a CDS encoding class I SAM-dependent methyltransferase is translated as MIDVSTRRLIAKRFPTSGQRLHARWKLAYDPAYAATRELLDGSPLPVLDIGCGLGLLAHFLHATDALPGYVGVDHDERKIDAARQAIERGGLSRDIELHHADAASLPPHDGHVVLLDILHYLPRERQSDLLATAMMHLAEDGILIIRNVLREPSWRFHATRVEEFFLKNSGWIPVGAQHYPSAEEIRGPLERHGLKVAITSLHGRTPYNSYLIVARR
- a CDS encoding MFS transporter, whose product is MSFLSPLRELNHEQRHTVLASFLGWTLDAFDYFLLTFVIVGISDEFKVSPSEVTYGLFLTLAARPIGALLFGRLADRFGRRPILMLDVILFSAFELATAFAPSLTVLLVLRFLFGVAMGGEWGLGASLAMESVPPKARGLVSGLLQSGYPCGFFLGALANWLLIDHIGWRGLFVVGAVPALLVLYIRRSVPESPVWEASKAEHGKRSLVESMRGHWKLAIYMTLLMAAFNMFSHGSQDLYHTFEEKSLHLPTGSGAAFMLVAMLNLGAMFGGLFFGAWSERIGRRRAMVIAALLAIPVIPLWVHGGSLLLLAIGAFLIQVMVQGAWGVVPTHLNELSPDGVRGTLPGFAYQIGNLLAAYTGNAQLLIADWHGGDLAFAMGLWIAVVAVVLALLAGFGPEARGVGFGRAKPSP
- a CDS encoding peptidylprolyl isomerase, whose protein sequence is MKAGKDKVVSLHYTLTVDGEKVESSLDRNEPLWVLLGHGQLIPGLEKALEEHEAGESLQVDVAPVDGYGERQDGQIQRVPKKYFQNGAKLKVGDTTVLALKQGGHRVVTVHKVGMSTIDVDLNHPMAGKALHFDVTINEVRDGTEEEIQHGHAHPPGADAH
- a CDS encoding organic hydroperoxide resistance protein, translated to MSIEKIVYTATATAKGGREGHIHSSDGVLDFDLRIPKEMGGPGGAGSNPEQLFAAGYAACFEGAVRFVAREKKVALKEASVTAHVGIGPRKPTGFGIAVKLEVSLPGIDRAVAQELVDTAHRDICPYSHATRNNVDVDISLV